AGGCTCTAAGAAGTGAGGGACAGCCCCTCTGCAGTGGGACCTGCCACATAGCCTCTCACCTCTTCCCTGGAGAgaggggtgtctggtgaggtagTCCCACGTGGTTTGGAGACAGACCAGGCCATTGGTCAGAAGCCCCATGGCTGTGAATGGGAGTGGGTCTCCGGGACAGGTTGCATCTCCTCTCACTGGGTAGCAGCGTCAGAGCAGGGGCTTCATGCCCTCAGGATAAGCCTGGTGGCTCCCAGTGCGGCAGTGACCCTGCCGGGTGGTTCTTCAGCCGTGGCAGTGCGTGCTCCAACATCCCCACCCCTCCATCTCCCTCTGTCTCTAAACCAGGAGAAGGAGTCCGTCCTCCCAAACCCCAAAAGAACCCAAGGCTGGGGCACTCTAAGGGGGCCCCGGAGAGTCCCGACTCGGGCCATTTGCACCACCCTGAAGAGTCAGAAGACAGCTCAGGACCTGTGGCCTTTACAGAGTTGACCGGGGAGGAGCCAGGAGGGGCTGTCTCCAGGTAGGTGGTTGGAACAGGCCATCAGGCTTCCCCACTGCCACTGGACCGCAGAGCAGCCCCATGGACAAGGACGCACAGGGCAGTGGGCCAGGGTGACCTGTCCATGCCGTGAGCCCTCCTGGAGCTCAGGGCCATGGGATCTTGCTGCCGTTAGCTGTCCTCACTGGTGAGGAGAGCTGCTGTTTCCACCGTGGGGACAGGTAGGGTTAAATTGTGCAGGTCATGGAAGGCAATGTGGTGTTCTGCACGGGGTCAGATCCCTGTTCTGTATTCCTCCTCCCTGACTGAGAAGGTTGGGAGCTGGGTGCAGCGTGCTCGCCTGTGATCCCCgcttcatgaggctgaggcagggggtcatgggttctaggccagcctgggcagcgtagcgaaaccctgtctcaaaataagaaggtcTGGGATGTAGTTCAAGGTGGACGCCCTTGGGTTgcatcctcagaaccacaaaaacgaaacaaaacaaaaaaaagaaagaaaagggtggCCCTTGGTCTGTGCTGTGCTAACTAGTAAAACAGTCAGTAACGGCCAGTGGCTAACAAGCGCTTTGTCCCCAGCTCCCAGGTGAGGTCCCTGAGAGCCGAGGGAGACGGTGTGACTGGCCCGCGGCCCTTGGGCTGGAGCTGGGTGACTGGGAGTCTGGCTGGGGCTGGTTCCTGTGCTCGTAACCATTATGGATTTTTGGTCCCCGTATGTTTTCAACAATGACAGAAGCTGGtgggggaagagaaaagaaaagaaacagctcACGAACAGCCTCGTCCGTCCATGGGACTGATCCACGTGCAATCGTCACGTGGGGTCCACGGGGAATTGGTTCCAGGGCCTTGGTAGATACCAGATCAGCGAGTCTCCAGTCCCTTGTGTAACATGGCACCTCAGCACATCCTCCCGTAGACTTTCAGTCATCTCCCTGGGACTCTTCATACCTGATACAGTGCTTTATGTGAACAGTTGCTAGACTGCGCTGTGGCTGTTCGGGAATTAATGACAAGAAGATGTTTGTACGTGTTCAGTGTAAACACAGATTTTTCTTGATATTCTCAATCCATGACTGGCTGAATCCCTGACTGGAGACCCCAGAGCACTGTACCTGGGGGGACGGCAGCGCAGGAAGGGCAGACTGCAGTCAGGAGAAGCAAGGCTGTGGCCAGCTAAATATGTgcgtatatattttaaaaatatatatgtgtatatttactactgagctacatgcaAGTGCAGccctttttaatgtatttttaaaaaggtttcaCATGCACTGGAAAATACACAGAATAGAACTGCATAAAACAAACAGCTTAAAGTAGCTATGCGAGGccgggctgggctcagtggtaaagtgcttgcctaacacgtgcgaggccctgggttcaatccccggctccactaaagaaaaaagaaagactgtgTGGAGAAGGGAAATCTTGCCAGAACACCTCccaaatttaaatttcttctcttttttcccttcctcccttcctcccttcctccctcccgtccgtccttcctttcttctgtgtggtactgaggataaaaCCCTCACATGTGCTGGACAAGTATTGTATCACTGGGCTCCATCCCCCCGCAGACCCTGAAagctattttctgaaattttaaattatataatcaggCACAGTGTGGTGTTGCAGGCCGTGGGTACGGTGTCCTCAGATCAGCATCATTCGCGTATCGTCACCCAGACGTCATTTTCTTTGTGTTAGGAACACTCAGAATCCTGTCCTCGCTGGGTTGAAATACACAACTGATGGCCATCGGCCTCAGCCACCTCCCACTGTGCTACAGAGCCCTAGAGCCACtcctccctggggctggggtggctcAGGTTCCTTCTGTCGTTCCGCACCCCGTGCCCATTAGCCCTCCCCTGCCCACCTTCCCCTCATCCCTCCCAGGTCCTGGTGACCACCCTGCTACCCTCCACTTTAGGAGGCCACTGTTCTCAGCTGTCAGTGTGATGCCCTGCAGCACTGTCTGTGCCTCGCTTATCCCACTTAACTTGGTGTCCTCCAGTCTGTCCATGCTGCGACTTTTTATGACTggataatattctgttgtgtgtaTAGACCATATTTCTATACCATTTGTTCCCTCCTCCATCCcgtcctttattattattattgtttttctttctttgagacaggatcttgctaagttgcccaggctggctttgaactcaggatactCCTGTCtgggcctcccaagtagctgggcttGCAGGCAGGCACCATGGCACCCGGCTTCATTGCATTCTTTTAAAGCAGGTGTTCCGGGAGGCTCTGGGCACCACTTTTCTGGGCCCTTTGTCTTACTGTGCGAAGTGACAGTCCTGGAGAAGGACGTCCTCCTCCATTTTGTCTTTCTCCGCTCAGCTCCCCACATGAGGAAACAGGAGCTGCCTCCAGGCTCCTCGGGCAGCCAGAAAAGGAGCCgattccccttcctccttcccaggtGAGCCTCTTTTATGGTTTCCTGTGTGTGCGAGACCCTCCTTAAGCACTTAGCCAGCGTCAGCAGCTGCTCATGGCCCCCTGGGCTGGAGGGAAGGAGGGCGGGAGCCACATTTGAAGCCGCAAGAAAGGAACGGGTTGGGGTTGCTTTTCTTTTGAGACCTCATTTTCCTTTATTGCTGCTGCTTGTGTCTGATTTACAGAACTCAGTCGGAAGATTTGTCCCCCAGTTTGCAAAACCCAGGAAAACAGGGACAAGAAAAGCAGAAACAAGGGAAGAGGACCCTGAAAACGGGGCCGTGAGCTCGGTAAGCCCCTGAAGATCACCAGGCAGCGCTCCGCACCCGGGTGGCCTCTGTTACTGTTGTTTTGCCAAACTAGggcttgagcccagggccttgcacgtgctcgGAAAGTCCACCACAGGGCTACATCCTCCTCGTGGGACAGGGTCTTACGGGGttcccaggctgacctcgaacttgccatcctcctgccttagcctcctgagtagtaggattacaggcctgtgccaccgccCAGCTTCCAGTGCAGCCTCTTGGCGCACTTTAACCTTGATATTCGAGTTAAACCAGGACGCAAGataagaccactgactccaattaaaatcaaattaaagcaagcttattatttcgaccggccgggctgcctctccctcccaaaacggtgggaacaagacagccccccagctttcctgcaccccagctttatagcccagaaagggggcgttacagataacagaactctgacgagcatcacactaatggtagtttacattttttgctggccctaACGTCAGAATTtttgaaggtcattagagcctcagagagggtcggtatctggccagggaaggccaagatttgggaggcgtcactaaagtttagagagggctgctatctggtcagagagccaggcatgggtgagttcaaggcacaggcaggcattccaagcaggttcagaatttgcagtaatttatagtaaagccaaaattatcttttcatggctttgtggcgagattgctcccaattttaagaaaagatcaggttgggtctatcaatcCGTTGGCAGTGACTAGTCCGCCTCTCTGCTCCAGCGTTCAGTGCATCGTGCCCCAGATGTATGACGGACACAGCTGGCAGTCTGAGGCCTTCTGGAGGCAGGACAGCAGTGCCTGCACCATGGGTGTGGAGGCCAGAGCCTCTTCCCCAGGTTGGGTGGGACAGAAAAACCCAGAAGAGCAGCCCACGCTGCCCCAAAGCCCTCTGCTGCTCAGGGGTCTTACAGTTGTTCTTGCTGTCATGAATTCTGTGTGTGACAATATCTCTGGGAACACATGCCCCTGAAAAAGTGGATAGTGGGCACTCACAGAAGCTGTTTGTCATTGGCCCAAACTGGGGACACCCCAGATAATCTTCAGTGGAGGGATCCTTCCTAGACCATGACTGGCAATAAGAGGACCAAGTTAAATAGTGACACATTGAACAACTTGGATAGACTTCTGGGGTGTCAGGCGGAGTGTAAAAAGCCGACCTTAGAAGGTTGTATGTGGTAGGCATCCGTTTGTAGAcattattaaaatgacaaaattacagaggtggggctggggtgtggcttggcggcagagcacttgcctagcacgtgagggACCTTGgtttctatccctaaccctgcaaaaaaatttttaaaaagattttagctgggcaccgtggcacatgcctgcagtcccagcaacttgggagactgagggcagaggatcgcaagttcagagtcagcctcagcaactgagcaaaaccttcaacaacaataaaaaacaacaaggaccagggatgtagctcagtggtaaactgccctcCGTCCAGTGCCCAGGACCAGCAATAACAGCAAAAAGGAGATTGTAGGGGTGCAGgtcagattagtggttgccagggatcAGAGAGAATGGGCAGAGTCGGGGGGAGGGGAGCAGCTGGTATAGAGGGGTCCCCATGATGATGTGAGGCGTGTTCAGTCTGTTGACACGCAGATCTCCATGAGTGAGAGCGCCGTATAGAGCTGACCACACACACAGACGCCAGCCAGACCACCGGGGAGACGGTGCCCGGGGGTCTTCTCCACATCAGTGCCTGCGCAGTGCTGTTGTCCTTGAGTGATGTAAGAGGTTACCGTGGGGGAAACTGGGCTCCATCCCAGCACTGTGAATTGAAGGTGTGTGGTAAAGGCTAACAGGGAAACGTCACGTGTGTTTTACCAGAATTGAtgtattttaatgatatattttatttaagctGGTAGGTCCAAAATACTGTTATTTCAATATGTAATCAGTCCttttaaaattgcttattttttgtggtgctggggtggaacccagggcctcgtgcacgGTAGGCAAAGGCTGTGCTCCCAGGCCCTGCCCCCTGGATGTTTCTATCCCTGATCTCCCCATCAGCGCAGGCCAGGAGAAGGGCTGGTGGGAGGGGAGGCTTCTGTGCTCGGTTCCCTCTCCAGGCCCCAGCTCCAGGTTCTGCCCTGCCCTGGTACTGGTGCCCGGGGTGGTACACGGTGGTGGGTACAGTGTCCGAGTCCTTGGACGGGTGGTAACAACTAGAAGGACCTTCAAAGTGCTTGATGATCGAAGGCCCAGTGGctgactctctctctccccacaggACACACTGCCAGTGCCCAGTGCCCAGCAGGCGGGGAGCCTGCTGCTGCAGGAGTCTCTGGGGCTCGCTCTCCAGGAGGCCAGGGGACCTGGAGAGCAGACACAGGCAGACAGCCCCTGCTCTGAGCAGAGTGGCCAGAACCTCGAGACACCTGTACCTGGCAGGGGGGATTCCCAGCCCCTGTTCTCTCCAGAAGTGGGGACCGGGCCCTCCCACCCAGAGAGAGCCAGTCAGAGCCGCCTGTTGGAGCAAAGCAACAGCATGATGGCCGGtggaaacctggggaacagaagGCCTGAGGCAGAGATGGCTTGGGTTCTAGGCGATCGTGGCCAGAAAGGGCACCTGCCAGGCAGTGATGCTGGAGGGCAGGGGCCAGACAGAGGAGCCCCCCGGGGGGGAGGGGCCCAGGGCGGGTCAGGAGCTGAGCTGCCCTGGGTGCCCAGGGACGAGGGAGCCAGCCGCCCCCACACTGCAGCACCCGCTCCTGCCGTGGGCCTTGCTCAGGAGCTGAGCCTGACCACTCCACACCTGAAAACCTGGAACGTGGGCCAGGACCTCCCTGACCCCAGGCAGATACCCGGAGGGTCAGGTGGGGAAGCAGGGCAGAGCCACAGCAGCCCAGGATGCACTTCCTTGAGCGCGGACCCCGCTGAGATGGACCAGAGAACCCCAGAGGTGGCCAGGCCAGGTGGGCAGGCCTTCCCCAGCAGGCAGGCCCCTGGCAGAGGCTGCAGTGCAGCCGAGCTGGACTGTGCGCCTCTTGCTGAAGACACCACAGCAGGCAGAGGAGACCTGGGGCTGGAGGGTGGTCCCCAGGGTGACATGCCATCGAGCCCTCTAGGATTCCTGGCTCCAGCTTCTGGGAACCAAACGCCCTCAGTGGGTGCTAAGGATTCTGGCCATCTAGCCCTGGAGATGGGTCCAGATGTGGGTCAGGTACCGAGGCCCAGCCCTGTCCAAGAGGGGCCAGGACGGATGTGCACACAGCCCGTGGACAGACGGGCAGCGGGGTTTGGCAGCCAGGGCCATGAACAAGTTCTGAAGGAGCTCAGTCTGTCCCCCGGAGCCTCTGGTCTGCTGGAGCTCAGAGACACAGTGGGTGGCCCTCCCCCAGAGACCGGAGTCCCCCTGGGCAGCCCGGAGCCCTCTGCAGAAGCAGCaggccagccccagcacccccccactTCCTCAGACCTGGAGCTGGGCTTTCTGCCCGACAGCCAGATACGGGAGGCCCTGGAGGGCGCTGGCTTCGAAGCCCCACCTGAGCAGGTAAGGACTTCCCTGTTGTCGACAGACCATTCCAGAGCAAGGGCCACGCAGCGGGCGGGGGCTCATGGTGGCCTTCCACGTGACCTGGTAaaggaatggggggggggggtctgagtCGTGGCTGTGGTGCCTGCGGTTTTCCAGATGGGCAGGACTGCCGTTCTGGGAGGGGTCCCAGGATGGTGACAGACAGGCACTTTGTCAGCCTGGGGTCCCCCACCTGAACAGGAGCTCCAGGTGGGCTAGGCCCTGGCAGCTTCGTGCCCACCCACCCCACCTTCCAGCACCTGCCCCTGGCTCCCGGCTCCCAGGGAGCTCACTGAGGGCAGTGGACCAAGAGGGCGACCTGAAGATGCCAGGGCCTAGCCCACCTCATAGCTGACCCTGGGGAGGAGACTTCACTCCTGAACTAGAAGAGTCCTTGCCCCTTTGCAGGGTCACCTGAGGGTCTTGATGGGATTCTTTTCAAAATGCACAGTTACTGTGTTTTCTGCTGGAGTTTTGGGAAGGGCTGTGCTTCCTCTGGCTGCTGATCCTGTGCCAGCCATTTATGGTCACCTGCCTGGGCAGGTGGCTGCCTTGCTCAGCCCTGCCCTCTTGGGGGGAAGGGCAGCATCCCCGGCTGCTGGCACCCCCGAGCCCAGCCAAGAGCCATGGCCACTCCCTGGGAGGTGGGCAGTTCTCTTCCCACACCCTGTGTGCAGCACAGAGGCCAAGGAGGTTGAGCACCTCCCGGAGGTGACACAGCCTGGAGGGGAGGGGCCCGGGGTGGCATCTGGGTctacctaattctaacactgcgCTTCGGCACTTGTCCTGGAGTGTGGGCCAGTGTGCTTCTTGGCTGACCGAGAAGAGcttcttctttatctttctctgtGGCGGGGATGGGACCCGGGGTCTCGGGCACGCTAGGAAGGGCTCCCCGCCTGAGTTGCACCCCAACCCCTATCGAGATGTTTCCAAAGCTTCCTTCAGTGTCTGTCAGGAAGCACCTGCTCGGTGCTGGGGCGCCCGCAGCCACCGAGCAGCCTGGTCCCTGCCCCGCGGGACACAGCAGCCCGATTCCGGGTGGCACCCCTGTGGCGAGCTTTCTGTCCTGGGCCGTTGGGCGCGTAAGGAGGGTTCTCAGGAGACACGGGCAGAGCACAGCACAGGCTGAGGAGGAGCTGAGGGGTGGGTGTGCAGTGGTGGAGCACGTGTGCGgtgccctgggttctgtccccagccccgggggaaaaaaagaggaaaaaacccAGCAGGATTGTGGGGACCGGGCAGACAGCCAGAATGGTCAGACTCGGCAGCAGTGCCAGCCCAGGAGGACGTGCTGCCCTAACAGGGCTGCCCGATGCCTGGGCATGTTTGGTTTGACACAGGGCGTTCCCCAGCAAGTCAGGGCGACCCAGCCACCAAGCAGGTTCCCATGGGAGGGACGTGGATGGCCCGCGGTGGGAAGGCAGAGGCCGTGCTTCCTGGCATGGGCAGGGGCACCTGGGGACAGAGCGAAGACTCCTGGAGAGAGCTGCGGGGTGGGGTGGACACACACCCTTTGTCAGAGGAGGGGACTCATGGAGGTTGCCAGCAGGGACATAGGTTTCAAACTCCAAACCTCAGCCGCTTTGCCTCCCCTTGGGGGAACATGTCACCTCGAGGTGGTTGACATTTCCACAAAAACTAAACTGCCATTGCCGTTTCCATCCCTAGGCCTCCCGGGCTGCCTGGCTTTCCCCCCTACTCCCAAGGACTTTTCCCTGGAGACACGTGGCAACATCTTGTCTCAATAGGGTGCACGTGGCTCCTGCAGCCACTGAGGTGCCTCCGTGTTCCTGCATGACTTGTGGCCTTTAAAGTCTCGGGACACACAG
This genomic interval from Marmota flaviventris isolate mMarFla1 chromosome 1, mMarFla1.hap1, whole genome shotgun sequence contains the following:
- the Brme1 gene encoding break repair meiotic recombinase recruitment factor 1, translated to MSKRKKLRTSGEGVRPPKPQKNPRLGHSKGAPESPDSGHLHHPEESEDSSGPVAFTELTGEEPGGAVSSSPHEETGAASRLLGQPEKEPIPLPPSQNSVGRFVPQFAKPRKTGTRKAETREEDPENGAVSSDTLPVPSAQQAGSLLLQESLGLALQEARGPGEQTQADSPCSEQSGQNLETPVPGRGDSQPLFSPEVGTGPSHPERASQSRLLEQSNSMMAGGNLGNRRPEAEMAWVLGDRGQKGHLPGSDAGGQGPDRGAPRGGGAQGGSGAELPWVPRDEGASRPHTAAPAPAVGLAQELSLTTPHLKTWNVGQDLPDPRQIPGGSGGEAGQSHSSPGCTSLSADPAEMDQRTPEVARPGGQAFPSRQAPGRGCSAAELDCAPLAEDTTAGRGDLGLEGGPQGDMPSSPLGFLAPASGNQTPSVGAKDSGHLALEMGPDVGQVPRPSPVQEGPGRMCTQPVDRRAAGFGSQGHEQVLKELSLSPGASGLLELRDTVGGPPPETGVPLGSPEPSAEAAGQPQHPPTSSDLELGFLPDSQIREALEGAGFEAPPEQVSPAGSESGLCWPDPSPRARGDLVMVAQVQPRPGVGVQAPEAPRMEDATGTVQGLVVELSNLNRLIMSAHRDLEAFRRLHSRKAKPPGKAPSLYPPKGSLSRGEQAWRDL